A window from Bacillota bacterium encodes these proteins:
- a CDS encoding prepilin-type N-terminal cleavage/methylation domain-containing protein, with protein sequence MRLMVRRIKRSARRVLTERRGFTLVEMLIVLAIIGVLAAIAVPNLAGMTKAAKERACDANCKTLEAAAGMYYVEEDKWPEGEGGTLDQKLLTDKGYLEKEVTCPVNNAAKYSIDSNGKVTCDHSQLQQGQS encoded by the coding sequence ATGAGGCTCATGGTGAGGCGTATAAAGAGAAGCGCAAGGCGTGTCTTGACCGAGCGCCGGGGCTTCACGCTTGTTGAGATGCTGATCGTGCTCGCCATCATAGGTGTTCTTGCTGCCATCGCAGTACCCAACCTCGCTGGCATGACGAAAGCAGCGAAGGAGAGGGCGTGTGACGCCAACTGCAAGACCCTCGAGGCTGCCGCCGGGATGTATTATGTCGAGGAGGACAAGTGGCCAGAAGGCGAAGGCGGGACACTGGATCAGAAACTGCTGACAGATAAGGGCTATCTTGAGAAGGAAGTCACCTGTCCAGTTAACAATGCGGCCAAGTACTCGATCGACAGCAACGGAAAGGTCACTTGTGACCACTCTCAGCTGCAGCAGGGACAGTCTTAA
- the spoIIIAA gene encoding stage III sporulation protein AA, whose product MDRVIADEILPCLPMKLRSAIQTLPPEVLGKAHEIRLRRGRPVTLDVGDEEVFVSSRGGIASGPDDGYIFTDQEALVTLQLMAGSSIYSYEDEIRQGYITLRGGHRVGIVGRAVVQDGTVKVIKDISGFCIRVSHEVLGAADAVMPYLVKSRNRLFHTLIISPPRCGKTTLLRDIARQASDGVRSLGLVGLRVGIVDERSEIAACYYGVPQNTVGMRTDVLDACPKAAGMIMLVRSMSPDLVVTDEIGREEDSVAVREVMNAGVSIVATAHGDSLDDVTRRPALRCLFEGQMFERVVTLSSKDGPGTVESVFDLKSQTLLFTRSGH is encoded by the coding sequence ATGGACCGGGTGATTGCGGACGAGATCCTTCCGTGCCTTCCGATGAAGTTGCGGTCGGCAATACAGACGCTGCCTCCTGAGGTCCTGGGGAAGGCACACGAGATACGGCTAAGGCGTGGGCGCCCGGTAACGTTGGACGTCGGGGACGAAGAGGTCTTCGTCTCGTCACGCGGGGGAATCGCCTCCGGGCCAGACGACGGCTACATCTTTACCGATCAGGAGGCGCTCGTGACCCTTCAACTCATGGCGGGTTCGTCCATCTACTCGTACGAGGACGAGATCCGCCAGGGGTACATCACGCTGCGCGGGGGTCACAGGGTAGGCATCGTCGGCCGCGCCGTGGTGCAAGACGGCACTGTCAAGGTCATCAAGGACATCTCAGGATTCTGCATCAGGGTGTCACACGAGGTCCTGGGCGCAGCGGACGCCGTCATGCCGTACCTCGTCAAATCCAGGAACCGTCTCTTTCACACGCTCATCATCTCACCCCCACGGTGCGGCAAAACCACGCTCCTGCGGGACATCGCCCGCCAGGCCAGCGACGGCGTGAGATCCCTCGGCCTCGTCGGCCTGCGGGTCGGCATCGTGGACGAGCGCTCCGAGATAGCGGCTTGCTATTACGGGGTCCCGCAGAACACGGTCGGCATGCGCACAGATGTGCTCGACGCGTGCCCCAAGGCTGCGGGGATGATCATGCTCGTGAGGTCAATGTCGCCCGACCTCGTGGTGACCGATGAGATCGGCAGGGAGGAGGACTCCGTGGCCGTCCGCGAGGTTATGAACGCCGGCGTTAGCATCGTCGCCACGGCCCACGGCGACTCTCTGGACGACGTCACCAGACGCCCTGCGCTGCGGTGTTTGTTCGAGGGCCAGATGTTCGAGAGAGTGGTCACCCTCAGCTCGAAGGACGGACCGGGCACGGTGGAGTCCGTCTTCGACCTTAAGTCGCAAACGCTCTTGTTCACCCGCTCCGGGCACTAG
- the pilO gene encoding type 4a pilus biogenesis protein PilO, producing MTVPSRRMLEYIVVLALGLGIAGYVFYACVFSPMSRTAAELSQRLDEVSLRIGSVAEKSETLRTLRDEYEKALKSFQAIDSTVTKEESIPYFLRDVERASWASGATLQSLSLEPPSVSSPYVEVPVTIGIKGCYRQVKTFLTEILSAGRAMSVRAVRLAASGGTTDPGTAEALEATFSVVLYALPKGGGGK from the coding sequence ATGACGGTTCCGAGCCGCCGAATGCTCGAGTACATCGTCGTCCTCGCGTTGGGTCTCGGTATTGCGGGATATGTGTTTTATGCGTGTGTGTTCTCGCCGATGTCGCGCACGGCCGCCGAGCTTTCCCAGCGCCTCGACGAGGTGAGCCTTAGGATCGGATCGGTCGCTGAAAAGAGCGAGACCCTCAGGACGCTGCGTGACGAGTACGAAAAGGCTTTGAAGTCATTCCAAGCCATCGACTCGACCGTGACAAAGGAAGAGAGCATCCCGTACTTTCTCAGGGACGTGGAACGAGCCTCGTGGGCCTCGGGAGCGACCTTGCAGTCTCTTTCGCTAGAACCTCCGTCCGTATCCAGCCCATATGTCGAGGTCCCCGTCACGATAGGGATCAAGGGCTGCTATCGCCAAGTGAAGACGTTTCTCACGGAGATTCTCTCCGCTGGCCGGGCGATGAGCGTCAGGGCCGTCCGTCTTGCTGCGTCAGGAGGCACGACCGATCCTGGAACAGCGGAGGCCTTGGAGGCCACGTTTTCTGTAGTCCTGTACGCGCTGCCGAAGGGCGGGGGTGGCAAATGA
- the pilM gene encoding type IV pilus assembly protein PilM, with protein MWRPSIRVHVSKGGGRLSPLLPFGGAKRAVGLDIGTTLIKVVEITKTKGAVEITRAGVHPTPEGTVSEGSVLDPPKVADAVREAMRAAGIRSNEVYAAIAGDDVVVRHALFPRMPREELAQAVKWDAGAYIPYPARDASIDYDIIGPPPDSPDKLEVMIVAAPKKLVQSHVEAMQLAGLYPLALDIQPITLDRIFRDDGAETSGFYADIGGGTTDLAYSDGGVLRFTRIVPLGGNDFTAAVAEATGRAFDWAEAAKRSSQVALPAPTQAAVNAQSDAGGPDEAHDHDAVIPKALAGVAARLALELRRSLDYCNAQARTRRGAGAPIGSIVLTGGGSRLAGLDKFLENSVGVRVIHGDPLRNVAAANRPGLADVLAVHGPSLSVAIGLALRGVEER; from the coding sequence GTGTGGCGGCCCAGCATTAGGGTTCATGTTTCGAAAGGAGGCGGTCGTCTGAGCCCGCTTCTTCCGTTCGGCGGCGCGAAGCGCGCCGTGGGGCTAGATATCGGGACAACGCTCATCAAGGTGGTCGAGATCACGAAAACAAAGGGCGCGGTCGAGATAACCCGGGCCGGTGTGCATCCCACGCCCGAAGGCACGGTCTCTGAAGGGAGCGTTCTCGATCCTCCCAAGGTCGCCGATGCCGTGAGGGAGGCCATGCGCGCGGCGGGCATCCGGTCCAACGAAGTTTATGCCGCTATCGCCGGCGACGACGTGGTGGTGCGTCACGCGCTCTTCCCGCGCATGCCGAGGGAAGAACTCGCCCAGGCAGTGAAGTGGGACGCGGGGGCCTACATCCCGTACCCCGCGAGAGACGCGAGCATAGACTACGACATCATCGGGCCCCCGCCTGATTCTCCGGACAAGCTCGAGGTCATGATCGTGGCAGCCCCGAAGAAGCTCGTACAGAGCCATGTCGAGGCGATGCAGCTTGCGGGGCTGTACCCGCTTGCCCTCGACATCCAACCCATTACTCTGGACCGCATATTCCGCGACGACGGCGCCGAGACGTCGGGCTTTTACGCGGACATCGGCGGCGGGACGACGGACCTTGCCTATTCCGATGGCGGGGTCCTGCGGTTTACCCGCATCGTTCCCTTGGGCGGCAATGATTTCACCGCCGCCGTCGCTGAAGCCACCGGACGTGCGTTCGACTGGGCTGAAGCGGCGAAACGCAGCTCCCAAGTGGCGCTGCCAGCGCCGACGCAGGCAGCAGTCAACGCGCAGTCTGACGCGGGCGGCCCTGACGAAGCGCACGACCACGATGCTGTGATTCCAAAGGCGCTTGCGGGGGTCGCGGCGAGGCTTGCCCTTGAGCTGAGGCGGTCTCTCGACTACTGCAACGCGCAGGCCAGGACAAGGCGGGGCGCTGGCGCGCCCATCGGCTCGATCGTCCTGACCGGCGGTGGGTCGAGGCTCGCCGGGCTCGATAAGTTCCTCGAGAACAGCGTCGGCGTGCGCGTGATCCATGGTGATCCCCTCAGAAACGTGGCCGCCGCAAACAGGCCTGGCCTCGCTGACGTGCTCGCCGTGCACGGACCGTCTCTCTCTGTTGCCATCGGGCTCGCGCTCCGGGGGGTGGAGGAACGGTGA
- a CDS encoding type II secretion system F family protein — MDRVFTYRARDAEGRLTQGTIKAADEAAAAELLRAQGLFVTGLFGGEKGEAEGGAGAAAAAQPPVGGRLKVQNLARLSRHLSVMMQAGVGLSAALHTLAGQAENKLERRVLEAAKARVDAGNPLAGALAETGAFPPLFIHMVEAGEVTGRLDEVLARLADYYEKDHDLRQRVKGALTYPAVVASFAVIVVGVLMTFVIPRFVEVLSQSDVPLPKITQIVFGVGKFVQTRWYVVLGMPALIAVAVGYWLRTDRGRYWYDSTVLKLPVIGRFMEKVIVVRFAQTLASLVAAGVPILQSLEIVERVVGNSRIAIGLRQVRSGVREGAGIALPLAQAGIFPPVVTQMMAVGEEGGALDSLLMKLAGFYEQEVDRGIKSLTSLIEPLVIVFLGLSVALVAASVILPMFQLTQMVR, encoded by the coding sequence GTGGATCGGGTATTCACATACCGGGCGCGTGACGCCGAAGGGCGCCTGACACAGGGCACCATCAAGGCGGCCGACGAGGCCGCCGCGGCCGAGCTATTGCGCGCGCAGGGCCTCTTCGTGACAGGGCTCTTCGGCGGGGAGAAGGGCGAGGCCGAGGGTGGCGCCGGAGCAGCAGCAGCGGCGCAGCCGCCCGTGGGGGGCAGACTGAAGGTCCAGAACCTCGCAAGGCTCTCGCGGCACCTTTCCGTGATGATGCAGGCGGGAGTGGGGCTTTCGGCGGCACTGCACACCCTCGCAGGCCAGGCCGAGAACAAGTTGGAGAGGCGCGTGCTCGAGGCGGCTAAGGCGCGCGTGGATGCCGGCAACCCGCTTGCGGGCGCGCTCGCCGAGACAGGCGCGTTCCCGCCGCTCTTCATCCACATGGTGGAGGCGGGGGAGGTGACCGGCCGGCTCGACGAGGTGCTCGCGCGGCTCGCGGACTACTACGAGAAGGACCACGACCTCCGCCAGAGGGTCAAGGGCGCGCTCACCTACCCGGCGGTCGTGGCGAGCTTCGCCGTGATAGTGGTCGGGGTGCTGATGACATTCGTGATCCCGAGGTTCGTCGAAGTGCTCTCGCAGTCCGACGTGCCGCTGCCGAAGATCACGCAGATCGTGTTCGGCGTGGGGAAGTTCGTCCAGACCAGATGGTATGTGGTGCTCGGCATGCCAGCGCTAATAGCGGTGGCCGTTGGATACTGGCTCAGGACGGATCGCGGTCGCTACTGGTATGACTCGACTGTGCTGAAGCTTCCTGTGATCGGGAGGTTCATGGAGAAGGTCATCGTGGTGCGGTTCGCCCAGACCCTGGCAAGCCTTGTGGCCGCGGGCGTCCCGATCCTCCAGAGCCTCGAGATCGTGGAGCGAGTTGTCGGCAACAGCCGCATCGCCATCGGCCTCCGGCAGGTCCGCTCCGGTGTGAGAGAAGGCGCGGGGATCGCCCTTCCGCTGGCGCAGGCAGGGATCTTCCCTCCGGTCGTCACACAGATGATGGCCGTCGGCGAGGAAGGCGGCGCCCTCGACAGCCTGCTCATGAAGCTGGCGGGCTTCTACGAGCAGGAGGTCGACCGCGGCATAAAGTCGCTAACGAGCCTGATAGAGCCGCTGGTGATCGTCTTCCTGGGCCTGTCCGTTGCCCTCGTGGCAGCATCAGTCATATTGCCGATGTTCCAGCTGACACAGATGGTGCGATGA
- a CDS encoding stage III sporulation protein AB, which yields MLRLLGAALVVGSAALIGNTIARNYSERPRQLAEIATALAVLETEISFARTPLAEALSRACRGSKGVGARVFRVAADLIGSSELLPNQAWQAAVNRVYPWSALAAEDRAALLAFGETLGTCGADDQLRYVALVRERLRANEARARDEAERMARMWRYLGVTVGAMVALLLY from the coding sequence GTGCTCAGGCTGCTCGGGGCGGCGCTGGTCGTGGGATCCGCCGCCCTCATCGGAAACACGATTGCTCGCAACTACTCGGAGCGCCCGCGCCAGCTGGCGGAGATCGCGACGGCGCTGGCAGTGCTGGAGACGGAGATCTCCTTCGCAAGGACGCCCCTCGCCGAGGCGCTGTCTCGCGCATGCCGCGGTTCCAAAGGGGTCGGAGCGAGGGTGTTTCGCGTCGCAGCGGATCTCATTGGCTCATCCGAGCTCTTGCCGAACCAGGCTTGGCAGGCGGCGGTGAACCGTGTGTACCCGTGGTCGGCCCTGGCGGCCGAGGATCGCGCTGCGCTTCTCGCGTTCGGCGAGACTCTCGGGACGTGCGGCGCGGATGACCAGCTTCGCTACGTCGCGCTCGTACGCGAGCGGCTCCGCGCGAACGAGGCCCGCGCCCGGGACGAGGCGGAGCGCATGGCACGGATGTGGCGTTATCTCGGCGTAACGGTGGGAGCGATGGTAGCCCTCCTGTTGTACTGA
- the efp gene encoding elongation factor P codes for MISTNDFHTGLTIELDGEVYTVVDFQHVKPGKGSAFVRSRLKNVKTGYVIERTFRAGEKLPRAHIDYREMQYLYSSGDENYFMDTSTYEQLVLNNETLGDAKKYLKENMIIGVQMYEGSPIGVELPNFVELAVVDTDPGLRGDTATGGSKPATLETGAVVQVPLFVNVGDIIRVDTRTGQYLERV; via the coding sequence ATGATATCTACTAACGACTTCCATACCGGCCTTACCATCGAGCTCGACGGCGAGGTCTACACTGTGGTCGACTTCCAGCACGTGAAGCCCGGGAAGGGCTCCGCGTTCGTTCGCTCGAGGCTCAAGAACGTGAAAACAGGGTACGTCATAGAAAGAACGTTCCGGGCAGGAGAGAAGCTTCCGCGGGCCCACATAGATTACAGAGAGATGCAGTACCTTTACAGCTCCGGCGACGAGAACTATTTCATGGATACGTCCACCTACGAGCAACTCGTCCTGAACAATGAGACGCTCGGCGACGCCAAGAAGTATCTGAAGGAGAACATGATCATCGGCGTCCAGATGTACGAGGGCTCACCCATAGGGGTCGAGCTTCCGAACTTCGTGGAGCTCGCCGTGGTGGATACCGACCCTGGCCTGCGAGGAGATACAGCGACGGGTGGGTCGAAGCCCGCCACCCTCGAGACGGGCGCTGTCGTTCAAGTGCCCCTTTTCGTAAACGTCGGTGATATCATAAGAGTTGACACGCGCACCGGCCAGTACCTCGAGCGAGTCTGA
- a CDS encoding type IV pilus twitching motility protein PilT encodes MSIEELLKVAVGNGASDLHITTGLPPVLRVVGSLRPVEGLPPLSPQDTEGLVLALMNDEHKRVFAEQGQVDFSYGLAGVGRFRVNAYRQRGTCGAAIRVIPHEIPSISELGLPPIIESLARKSRGFIVVTGPTGSGKSTTLAAMVDLINSERSCHVMTIEDPIEYLHRHKKAMVNQREIGQDSASFALALRAALREDPDVILVGEMRDLETMSTAITAAETGHLVLATLHTGDAVQTIDRIIDVYPPYQQQQVRIQLAATLVAVISQQLIPRKDKPGRVPAVEVMVGTPAVRNLIREGKTHQLRSVIQTGARFGMQTMDQSLRQWVEQGVVSLEDALTIAVDQDELKRLIRGA; translated from the coding sequence TTGTCAATAGAGGAATTGCTGAAAGTAGCTGTCGGGAATGGCGCATCCGACCTACATATCACGACCGGCCTTCCACCTGTCCTGAGGGTGGTCGGGAGCCTGCGTCCTGTCGAGGGGTTGCCGCCTCTTTCGCCTCAGGACACCGAAGGGCTCGTGCTGGCGCTCATGAACGATGAGCACAAGCGTGTTTTTGCGGAGCAGGGCCAGGTGGACTTTTCATACGGCTTGGCTGGAGTGGGGCGCTTCAGGGTAAACGCATACAGGCAGCGCGGGACGTGCGGGGCGGCCATAAGGGTCATCCCGCACGAGATACCGAGCATAAGCGAGCTAGGCCTTCCACCCATCATCGAGAGCCTTGCTCGCAAGAGCCGGGGGTTCATCGTCGTGACGGGGCCGACGGGCAGTGGCAAGTCCACGACGCTTGCGGCGATGGTGGACCTCATCAACAGCGAGCGAAGCTGCCACGTGATGACGATCGAGGACCCAATCGAGTACCTGCACCGGCACAAGAAGGCCATGGTGAACCAGCGCGAGATCGGGCAGGACTCCGCCTCGTTCGCCCTGGCGCTCCGGGCGGCGCTGCGGGAAGACCCCGATGTGATCCTCGTGGGCGAGATGCGCGACCTCGAGACCATGAGCACGGCGATCACGGCCGCAGAGACGGGGCATCTGGTGCTCGCCACGCTGCACACGGGCGATGCGGTGCAGACCATCGATCGGATCATCGATGTCTACCCGCCCTATCAGCAGCAGCAGGTGAGGATCCAGCTCGCCGCCACGCTGGTGGCGGTGATCTCGCAGCAGCTCATCCCGAGGAAGGACAAGCCCGGGCGGGTCCCGGCGGTGGAGGTCATGGTCGGCACGCCTGCGGTGCGAAACCTCATCAGGGAAGGCAAGACGCACCAGCTTCGGTCGGTGATCCAGACCGGGGCGAGGTTCGGGATGCAGACCATGGACCAGTCCCTGCGACAGTGGGTGGAACAGGGCGTGGTGAGCCTGGAGGACGCCCTCACGATAGCGGTGGACCAGGACGAGCTCAAGCGGCTCATCAGGGGCGCATAG
- a CDS encoding prepilin peptidase, with protein sequence MFLFGAVIGSFLGVCIHRLPRGQSVVRPGSHCPKCKAMLGPSELVPVLSYMLLRGRCRHCGEKISFFYPAIEVGVGFIFLLIVVGRGVTVGILSYLVLASLVVVAAGIDLNHGVIPDRLTLPWMAVGVAAGALWGLHEVAMRAIGLVACGGLVFLIALLSRGGMGGGDVKLMALVGSFLGPWGGLASFMIACFIGAAVGIGLIVAGLKKRKDEIPFGPFIAAGAIIVCISGTWVLRLVFPWLGQVGF encoded by the coding sequence GTGTTCCTGTTCGGCGCAGTCATCGGCAGTTTCCTTGGTGTCTGCATCCACCGCCTGCCACGCGGGCAGTCCGTGGTGCGGCCGGGATCACACTGCCCGAAGTGCAAGGCCATGCTGGGGCCGTCGGAGCTTGTGCCGGTGTTGAGTTACATGTTGCTTAGGGGCAGGTGCCGGCACTGCGGTGAGAAAATATCGTTCTTTTATCCCGCCATAGAGGTGGGGGTGGGATTTATTTTTCTCTTGATCGTCGTGGGTCGGGGAGTCACTGTCGGGATACTTAGCTACCTCGTTCTGGCGAGCCTGGTCGTGGTTGCTGCGGGGATCGACCTCAACCATGGGGTTATACCCGACAGGCTCACGCTTCCGTGGATGGCGGTGGGCGTGGCGGCGGGAGCGCTCTGGGGCCTGCACGAGGTTGCCATGCGCGCTATTGGGCTTGTTGCCTGTGGCGGGCTGGTGTTTCTCATCGCCCTTTTGAGCCGCGGCGGCATGGGGGGCGGGGACGTCAAGCTGATGGCGCTCGTGGGGAGCTTTCTCGGGCCGTGGGGCGGGCTTGCCTCATTCATGATCGCCTGCTTCATCGGTGCAGCGGTCGGGATCGGCTTGATCGTCGCAGGCCTCAAAAAGAGGAAAGACGAGATCCCGTTCGGGCCTTTCATTGCGGCGGGAGCGATCATTGTGTGTATCTCGGGCACCTGGGTGCTGCGCCTGGTGTTCCCGTGGCTCGGCCAGGTGGGGTTCTAA
- a CDS encoding PilN domain-containing protein, with protein sequence MKGVDLLPQGLPKPPRTSVLRILVVASVLGFVLVTVLIYVAKAQEIAGLRRSLKTQQEDYARYAWLDRSIDETRKRRDEALAKLSAAKRQVEAGLPAQEILEVLPRFIPEGVRLGQFTLGNDGKAVIDGEAASLEAVASLALALKDSGLFEDVWLARTSRADESASMFVFEAQATLARAGGEQP encoded by the coding sequence GTGAAGGGTGTTGACCTACTCCCACAAGGGCTGCCGAAGCCACCGAGGACAAGCGTCCTGCGGATACTGGTGGTGGCGTCGGTCCTGGGCTTCGTGCTCGTGACCGTTCTCATTTACGTGGCCAAGGCCCAGGAGATCGCGGGTCTGCGCCGCTCCTTGAAAACACAGCAAGAGGACTACGCGCGTTACGCCTGGCTGGACCGCAGCATTGACGAGACTCGCAAGAGACGAGACGAGGCGCTCGCCAAGCTTTCGGCGGCCAAGCGACAGGTCGAGGCCGGGCTCCCGGCGCAGGAGATCCTGGAGGTCCTCCCACGCTTCATTCCAGAGGGCGTGCGACTCGGGCAGTTCACACTTGGGAACGACGGCAAAGCGGTGATAGACGGGGAGGCTGCCTCGCTCGAAGCCGTCGCCTCGCTCGCGCTGGCCCTCAAGGACTCCGGTCTTTTCGAGGACGTGTGGCTGGCCCGCACGAGCAGGGCAGATGAAAGCGCGAGCATGTTCGTCTTTGAGGCACAGGCAACCCTCGCCAGGGCGGGGGGTGAGCAGCCATGA
- a CDS encoding aminopeptidase P family protein, translated as MEGWGVACVSKRIARLRDSLREHEIDAVLVARPENRRYMTGFTGSSGFAVVSQDHAVLITDFRYTEQAAAQAPDFRIVKHGVKFTDTLKEVLGEIGVTTLGFEKDVITYKQYETFSSELQGIKLVPVEGLVERLRMVKDDQEIDKIRRAEALGDAAFSHIVTVMKPGMTEIEVALEMEWFMRRNGAERLGFDIIVGSGPNGAMPHAVASDKRLVPGELIVLDFGAVVDGYRGDTTRTVVLGRASEEQRRIYDIVLRAQRAALEGIRAGITGEQAHAMAQQVIAEAGYGENFGHGLGHGVGLAVHEEPRLAPSSSVVLEPGMVVSVEPGIYLPGKLGVRIEDLVVVEDGGVLNLTRSPKELIEL; from the coding sequence ATGGAGGGATGGGGTGTGGCATGTGTGTCGAAAAGAATAGCTAGGCTCCGAGACTCGCTTCGAGAGCACGAGATCGATGCTGTTCTCGTGGCGCGCCCGGAAAACAGGCGTTACATGACGGGGTTCACAGGATCGTCAGGATTCGCGGTTGTGTCGCAGGACCACGCAGTGCTCATAACCGACTTCCGGTACACCGAGCAGGCCGCGGCCCAGGCGCCTGACTTTCGCATAGTGAAGCACGGCGTGAAGTTCACGGACACCCTGAAAGAGGTCCTTGGCGAGATCGGCGTCACGACCCTCGGGTTCGAGAAAGACGTCATCACGTACAAGCAGTATGAGACGTTCTCCTCCGAGCTCCAGGGAATCAAGTTGGTTCCTGTAGAAGGGCTCGTGGAGAGGTTGCGGATGGTCAAGGACGATCAGGAGATCGACAAGATCCGCCGGGCGGAGGCGCTCGGCGACGCCGCGTTCTCGCACATCGTTACGGTGATGAAACCGGGCATGACCGAGATAGAGGTCGCCCTGGAGATGGAGTGGTTCATGAGGAGAAACGGGGCGGAAAGGCTGGGCTTCGACATCATCGTCGGGTCCGGCCCGAACGGGGCCATGCCTCACGCGGTGGCCAGCGACAAACGGCTCGTCCCTGGCGAGCTCATCGTGCTCGACTTCGGGGCCGTTGTCGATGGCTACCGGGGCGACACGACGCGCACCGTGGTTTTGGGCAGGGCTTCCGAGGAACAGCGCAGGATCTACGATATCGTCCTCCGAGCGCAGCGTGCCGCGCTCGAGGGCATTAGGGCCGGTATCACCGGCGAGCAGGCACACGCCATGGCACAGCAGGTCATCGCGGAGGCAGGATACGGCGAGAACTTCGGCCACGGGCTCGGGCACGGTGTGGGCCTCGCTGTGCACGAGGAACCGCGCCTCGCCCCTTCATCGTCCGTCGTGCTGGAACCCGGCATGGTGGTGAGCGTGGAGCCGGGCATTTACCTTCCGGGCAAGCTCGGGGTGCGAATCGAGGACCTCGTTGTCGTCGAGGATGGAGGGGTCCTGAACCTTACCCGCTCGCCGAAGGAGCTCATCGAGCTCTAA